In Limanda limanda chromosome 23, fLimLim1.1, whole genome shotgun sequence, a genomic segment contains:
- the sh3bp4a gene encoding SH3 domain-binding protein 4-A, whose product MAAHRIIRVTNNNHVLPRCKSEGTLIDLSEGVTGASLNDVKVPSPSALRLDTSSSFGAAQEVVAIKDYCPNSFTTLKFSKGDRLYVLDTSGGEWWYAHNNTEMGYIPAAYVQAVNFRNSSLSDSGMIDSLGEGYEDGSKEFGGLGEWTGVTLRPSPIYNNSTFSANPLICSLDQNCKDVGLRNSADLILFDGLASPSSCSNFNTSSMNGFSSCHVNTTTPTSPNQEVVPNLHRDNPFFRSKRSHSLSELSVLQAQSDPTLPSSGFFTGLKAPSPEQFQSREDFRTAWLNHRKLARSCHDLQSLGQSPGWGQTQPVETNIVCMLDSNGGVVQLPDTHISVHIPEGHVSNGEHQQISMKALLDPPLELNTDLCSTLSPVVEIKLSNMETKSFITLEMKVAVTVKKDTCHTAEVLCVRSDCKEGPYTPIPNAYIYKETVQVQLDSLEPCMYIAVVAQSQYLSHNMTVWDHVQRKVTLGVYGPKHIHPSFKTVVAMFGHDCAPKTLLVSEVGRQASSTPPVALQLWGKHQYVLGYPQDLQVGLYSNMSNYQVKASEGAGLIRGFQVKLGKVSRLQYMITSHNPDSISDFTLRVQVKDALDCIITQFCVQTPQPPPKTGARTSSQRRFLKKKEVDKIVLSPLAVTSKYPKFQDRCITSLKFGKLIKTVIRQHKSTYLLEYKKGDVIALLSEEKIKLRGQLRTKEWYIGYYQGKMGLVHAKNVLVLGKVKPIYWCGPDLTTTILLEQILKPCKFLTYIYATVRTVLMENVGNWRAFADALGYGNLPLNYFCRTELDNEPERVASVLEKLKEECINMENKERKSFQRELMMALLKMDCQGLVARLVMDFVLLTTAVEVAARWRELAEKLARVSRQQMEAYEAPHRDKNGLLDNESMWKPAYDFLLTWAAHVGDSYRDVIQELHVGLDKMRNPITKRWKHLTGALILVNCLDTLRSAAFCPTGYGDFAV is encoded by the exons ATGGCTGCCCATCGAATCATCAGAGTAACAAACAACAACCACGTCCTCCCTCGCTGCAAGTCGGAGGGGACACTCATCGACCTCAGTGAAGGGGTCACCGGGGCCAGTCTCAACGATGTCAAAG TGCCTTCTCCCAGTGCCTTAAGGCTGgacacttcctcctcctttggAGCTGCACAGGAAGTGGTTGCCATCAAGGATTATTGCCCCAACAGCTTCACCACACTGAAATTCTCCAAAGGCGATCGGCTCTATGTGCTGGACACATCAGGGGGAGAGTGGTGGTACGCCCACAACAACACGGAGATGGGCTACATCCCAGCCGCCTACGTCCAAGCGGTCAACTTCAGGAACTCCTCGCTTAGCGACAGTGGGATGATCGACAGTCTCGGGGAAGGATATGAGGATGGGTCAAAGGAGTTTGGGGGTTTGGGGGAGTGGACAGGCGTGACCCTTAGACCCTCCCCGATTTACAACAACAGCACCTTCTCTGCGAACCCACTTATCTGTTCTTTAGATCAAAATTGCAAAGATGTGGGTCTAAGGAACTCAGCAGACCTTATTCTGTTCGACGGTTTGGCCTCACCATCATCTTGCTCCAACTTCAACACTAGCTCAATGAATGGGTTCAGCAGCTGCCATGTTaacaccaccacccccaccagcCCAAACCAGGAAGTTGTACCAAACCTCCACAGGGATAATCCGTTTTTCAGGAGTAAACGTTCTCATAGTCTCTCAGAACTGTCTGTTCTGCAGGCACAGTCTGATCCAACCTTACCGTCTTCGGGATTCTTCACGGGCCTTAAGGCTCCTTCACCAGAGCAGTTTCAGAGCAGGGAGGATTTTAGGACTGCTTGGTTAAACCACAGGAAGCTCGCCAGGTCTTGTCACGACCTCCAGTCTCTGGGCCAAAGTCCCGGGTGGGGCCAGACACAGCCGGTGGAAACCAACATAGTGTGCATGTTGGACAGTAATGGAGGAGTTGTTCAGCTTCCAGACACCCATATCAGCGTGCACATCCCCGAGGGTCACGTCAGCAATGGAGAACACCAGCAGATCTCCATGAAAGCCTTACTGGACCCTCCACTGGAGCTTAACACCGACCTCTGCTCCACTTTGAGCCCTGTGGTGGAGATAAAGCTCAGCAACATGGAGACCAAGTCCTTCATCACGCTGGAGATGAAGGTAGCAGTAACTGTGAAGAAAGACACTTGTCACACTGCTGAAGTCCTTTGTGTTCGGAGCGATTGCAAAGAGGGGCCTTACACACCGATTCCTAATGCTTACATTTACAAAGAAACAGTCCAGGTGCAGCTGGACAGCTTAGAACCCTGCATGTATATTGCTGTTGTTGCTCAGTCCCAGTATCTCAGCCACAATATGACTGTTTGGGACCATGTGCAAAGGAAAGTAACTTTGGGTGTTTATGGACCCAAGCACATCCACCCGTCTTTCAAGACAGTCGTGGCCATGTTTGGACACGACTGTGCCCCCAAGACCTTGTTGGTGAGCGAGGTGGGCCGGCAGGCCAGTTCAACTCCACCAGTGGCCCTTCAGCTGTGGGGGAAGCACCAGTATGTGTTGGGTTATCCTCAGGACCTCCAGGTGGGATTGTATTCCAACATGTCCAACTACCAGGTGAAGGCGAGTGAAGGCGCTGGCCTGATTCGGGGATTTCAGGTCAAACTGGGGAAGGTCAGCAGGCTCCAATACATGATAACATCACACAACCCCGACAGCATCTCAGACTTCACTCTCAGGGTTCAAGTCAAGGACGCCCTGGACTGTATTATCACCCAGTTCTGTGTCCAAACGCCACAGCCACCACCAAAGACTGGAGCGAGGACATCCAGTCAGAGAAGGTTCttgaaaaagaaagaggtgGATAAGATTGTCCTCTCACCACTGGCTGTCACCTCCAAATACCCAAAGTTTCAGGACCGTTGCATAACCAGCCTGAAATTTGGGAAGTTGATTAAAACGGTGATCAGGCAGCACAAGAGCACTTATTTGTTGGAGTACAAGAAAGGGGATGTTATTGCTTTGCTCAGTGAGGAGAAAATCAAACTGCGAGGGCAGCTGCGGACCAAGGAGTGGTACATTGGATACTATCAGGGGAAGATGGGTCTTGTCCATGCCAAAAACGTTTTGGTTCTGGGCAAGGTCAAGCCCATTTATTGGTGTGGGCCAGACCTGACGACCACCATTCTACTGGAGCAGATCCTGAAGCCTTGCAAGTTTCTTACGTACATTTATGCAACTGTGAGGACGGTTTTAATGGAGAATGTGGGAAACTGGAGAGCGTTTGCAGACGCCCTGGGGTACGGGAATTTGCCGTTGAATTATTTTTGCCGGACAGAGCTGGACAACGAGCCAGAGCGGGTGGCGTCAGTTCTAGAGAAACTCAAAGAAGAGTGTATCAACATGGAGAACAAGGAGAGGAAGTCATTCCAGAGGGAACTCATGATG GCGCTGCTGAAGATGGACTGCCAGGGTCTGGTTGCCCGGTTGGTCATGGATTTCGTCCTGTTGACCACAGCGGTAGAGGTGGCGGCGCGGTGGAGGGAACTGGCTGAGAAACTGGCCCGAGTGTCCAGGCAGCAGATGGAGGCGTACGAGGCGCCACACCGCGACAAGAACGGACTTTTGGACAACGAG TCCATGTGGAAGCCCGCCTACGACTTCCTCCTGACGTGGGCCGCCCACGTCGGCGACAGCTACCGAGACGTGATCCAGGAGCTCCACGTCGGCCTGGACAAGATGAGGAACCCCATCACCAAGAGGTGGAAGCACCTCACCGGCGCCCTCATCCTCGTCAACTGCCTCGACACACTCCGCAGTGCCGCCTTCTGCCCGACCGGGTACGGAGACTTTGCTGTCTGA